One part of the Suncus etruscus isolate mSunEtr1 chromosome 2, mSunEtr1.pri.cur, whole genome shotgun sequence genome encodes these proteins:
- the LOC126001777 gene encoding olfactory receptor 4K13-like: protein MKDYSVNIMNSSVITEFVLLGLTNNEELEILFFFMFLLAYSAIMAGNLLIVVTVIFDSHLHSAPMYFLLGNLSFLDMFISTITTPKMITDFLRKKKTISLWGCMAQMFFLHFLGGTEMTLLIVMAFDRYVAICKPLHYTTIMNHRVLVGSVLLSWAVGFVHTMSQMVFMVTLPFCGPNVVDNIFCDLPLVLKLACTETYVLELLVIADSGLLSFICFVLLLVSYTVILVNVRNRSSGGLSKALSTLSAHITVVTLFFGPCIFIYACPFSGFSVDKFLSVFYSVITPLLNPIIYTLRNQEMKAAMSRLRIQHVSSRHIF, encoded by the exons ATGAAAGATTATTCTG TAAATATAATGAATAGCTCAGTGATAACGGAATTTGTGTTATTAGGTCTCACCAATAATGAGGAActtgaaattttattctttttcatgtttCTGTTGGCCTACTCAGCAATTATGGCAGGAAACCTTCTCATTGTGGTCACAGTAATTTTTGATTCCCACCTGCACTCAGCACCAATGTACTTTCTCCTGGGAAATCTCTCCTTTCTAGACATGTTTATTTCAACAATCACAACTCCTAAGATGATCACAGATTTTCTCAGGAAGAAGAAAACTATTTCTTTGTGGGGCTGTATGGCTCAGATGTTCTTCCTTCACTTCCTAGGAGGTACTGAAATGACTCTTCTCATAGTTATGGCTTTTGATCGATATGTCGCAATCTGTAAACCTCTTCACTACACAACCATCATGAACCACCGAGTACTAGTGGGCTCTGTTCTGCTGTCATGGGCTGTTGGTTTTGTGCATACCATGAGCCAGATGGTCTTTATGGTTACCTTGCCCTTCTGTGGCCCCAATGTAGTGGACAATATTTTCTGTGACCTTCCTTTAGTTTTAAAACTTGCCTGCACTGAGACCTATGTTCTGGAGTTGCTGGTAATTGCTGACAGTGGACTGCTGTCTTTCATATGTTTTGTACTCCTGCTCGTTTCCTACACTGTCATTCTAGTAAATGTCCGGAATCGATCTTCTGGTGGCCTCTCCAAAGCTCTTTCCACCTTGTCTGCTCATATTACTGTGGTGACATTGTTCTTTGGGCCATGCATCTTCATTTATGCCTGTCCATTCAGTGGTTTTTCTGTGGATAAATTCCTTTCTGTGTTTTATTCAGTCATTACTCCTCTTTTGAACCCCATTATTTATACCCTTAGAAATCAGGAGATGAAAGCAGCTATGAGCAGACTGAGAATCCAACATGTCAGTTCTAGACATATCTTCTAG